A portion of the Nomia melanderi isolate GNS246 chromosome 2, iyNomMela1, whole genome shotgun sequence genome contains these proteins:
- the LOC116430001 gene encoding uncharacterized protein LOC116430001 isoform X4, which translates to MPANKGNLSSPHKEKPGNGLTNAASKKKKRCTVKHKKHCKQYLQLHSEYRSTYTWHEYTGPHQEHTVVRRAPQPPPTSTTQASAKLQSAKSTEDENTEGPTLEPPLPRRKKCPELAYKTHEFITAADGGGIDVVDSNVVADKVREVTAQSSLPPSQLSKAISRISTEYRLQFAWPRRPQLTNGEIVAPGVTAAGVPAGTTGPPRKSLSMGALKQGIAPTGPAPVHKKRPGDVDHKRDGVQASELEPLVGGTGMDIIDGVVPEGDEREEDMSDLKIAFRGKKSGRTVRIADDKAGPGKPQEKPFPTAEVIELRRLADEYKHRDWGCGLAAEDEASLWKRVSSNHALNALSLARSVTKEEKEKENTRKVAPVSTAMTMPPAGRPSSVQARPMHGILQDDSKAVTDLSQDTERAIARARKDFLIRHHLDRTTGVGDGALLPSPTREKLEPVIPRRREDTKEHREEVQPKTKSSPKNSPRTGRSQSLGPSVTERRSPKRQPPRAPSVTKDAKEKEKEPKDKEKDQREKSGEPERHPRPITGPGRVRWSIREPSTISSTGPSTSVPPLPPPPSGPGPTPFHRRPPQVHRKSFLATTAPPHRPLHHAKPTSTTTTTTTNTTNTTATTTTTTTTTTAAASTTVKPPVKHSVHTSVHHPPASSAAAAARPDRVKDISRCQGPNEAQAKTARDEPAAAAAAAAAADPSKSSSDSRYASNQAATTAVQPMTAEPQVNGDATAGDSSIASTPPSQTQPLSATAASPWIDDEPVVKSPPEPTRVKSPEQMIMRSPEPVNWTVPLDTGKTFTVTQNVREEPLTRPHSEAKSWAPSSLPSAPQSAPPELAAQHKSLHSQHSGYKSPESESISIGSFTGLNGHKDMDSERDSPFPTSARGTSTPPQAEKEPGGADDSKSESRADPSIKPVAGTNLRCLEDPGYEYERKKDATQATTTATMTTPSSSTAPSQPAGYRILEAESPQSATGTGTSGTSGGGGGPMASTGGYHVLEAPTVVPGSAQRSAASEVLEKARNRFDKFWGKGSGSEN; encoded by the exons GGCCAACTTTGGAACCGCCGTTGCCCAGACGGAAGAAATGCCCGGAGCTCGCGTACAAGACGCACGAGTTCATCACGGCGGCCGACGGGGGCGGCATCGACGTCGTCGATTCGAACGTCGTAGCTGACAAAGTTCGG GAAGTTACAGCGCAGTCGAGCTTGCCGCCTAGTCAGCTGAGCAAAGCGATATCACGGATCAGCACCGAGTATCGGTTGCAGTTCGCCTGGCCTAGACGACCCCAGCTGACGAACGGGGAGATCGTTGCACCGGGAGTCACTGCCGCGGGGGTGCCCGCTGGAACGACAGGACCGCCCAGGAAGTCGCTCAGCATGGGGGCGTTGAAACAGGGAATCGCGCCCACGGGGCCTGCGCCGGTTCACAAGAAGCGACCGGGCGACGTCGATCACAAGCGCGATG GGGTGCAGGCGTCGGAGCTGGAGCCCCTGGTCGGCGGCACCGGGATGGACATAATCGACGGCGTGGTGCCCGAGGGCGACGAGCGCGAGGAGGACATGTCGGACTTGAAAATAGCTTTCAG GGGTAAAAAATCGGGTAGAACCGTAAGGATAGCGGACGATAAAGCCGGGCCGGGCAAACCGCAAGAAAAACCGTTCCCCACCGCAGAGGTGATCGAGCTTAGGCGACTCGCTGACGAGTACAAG CATCGCGACTGGGGTTGCGGCCTGGCAGCCGAGGACGAAGCTTCGCTGTGGAAACGGGTCTCCAGTAACCACGCTCTCAACGCGCTGTCCCTCGCCAG GTCGGTGACGAAGgaggagaaggaaaaggagaacACGAGGAAGGTCGCGCCGGTTTCCACGGCGATGACCATGCCTCCAGCGGGTCGGCCGTCGTCGGTGCAGGCCAGGCCTATGCACGGGATATTGCAGGACGATTCGAAAGCG GTCACCGATCTTTCGCAGGACACCGAAAGAGCCATCGCTCGCGCAAGAAAAGATTTCTTGATCCGCCATCATCTGGATCGTACCACCGGTGTGG GAGACGGCGCACTGCTTCCCTCTCCTACGAGAGAGAAGCTGGAGCCCGTGATACCGCGGCGCCGCGAGGACACGAAGGAGCATCGAGAGGAGGTCCAGCCTAAAACGAAGTCCAGCCCGAAGAACAGCCCGAGGACCGGCCGCTCGCAGAGCCTCGGCCCGAGCGTGACCGAGCGCAGATCGCCGAAACGTCAGCCTCCGCGTGCTCCGTCCGTCACTAAAGATGCGAAG gagaaagagaaagagccgAAGGATAAAGAGAAGGATCAAAGGGAGAAGAGCGGTGAGCCCGAAAGGCATCCACGACCGA TCACGGGCCCCGGCCGCGTGCGTTGGAGCATACGGGAACCCTCGACGATTTCCTCGACGGGTCCGTCGACCAGCGTGCCGCCATTACCGCCACCACCCTCGGGCCCAGGGCCTACTCCGTTCCACAGGAGGCCCCCGCAGGTCCATCGGAAAT CCTTCCTCGCGACCACCGCTCCTCCCCATCGCCCTCTTCATCACGCCAAACCCACCTCAACCACCACAACCACCACCACTAACACCACTAACACCACcgccactaccaccaccaccaccaccaccaccaccgccgccgctagTACCACTGTAAAACCCCCGGTAAAGCATTCAGTTCATACGAGTGTCCATCACCCACCTGCGTCGAGCGCTGCCGCTGCGGCCAGGCCGGACCGTGTTAAAGATATAAGCCGGTGCCAAGGTCCGAACGAAGCTCAGGCAAAAACGGCCCGCGACGAACCAGCTGCGGCTGcggccgcagccgccgccgccgatccATCCAAATCATCCTCCGATAGTCGATACGCGTCAAACCAAGCCGCTACTACCGCCGTACAACCTA TGACCGCGGAGCCGCAGGTGAACGGGGACGCGACCGCCGGGGACTCCAGCATCGCCTCGACGCCGCCGTCGCAGACGCAGCCGCTGTCCGCGACCGCCGCAAGCCCGTGGATCGACGACGAGCCGGTGGTGAAAAGCCCGCCGGAGCCGACCAGGGTAAAGTCGCCCGAGCAAATGATCATGCGGTCGCCAGAGCCCGTAAACTGGACGGTCCCGCTGGACACCGGGAAAACGTTCACTGTCACGCAAAACGTCAGAGAAG AACCCCTGACGCGTCCGCATAGCGAGGCAAAGTCATGGGCACCGTCTTCCCTCCCCTCAGCGCCGCAGTCAGCCCCGCCGGAGCTCGCGGCGCAGCACAAGTCGCTGCACTCCCAGCACTCCGGGTACAAGTCGCCGGAAAGCGAGAGCATCTCCATCGGCAGCTTCACCGGTTTGAACGGCCACAAGGACATGGACTCGGAACGGGACAGTCCGTTCCCCACGAGCGCGCGGGGCACCAGCACACCTCCGCAGGCTGAAAAG GAGCCAGGCGGAGCAGACGATTCGAAGTCGGAGTCAAGGGCGGATCCATCGATAAAGCCAGTGGCGGGTACGAATCTGCGTTGCTTGGAGGATCCTGGCTACGAGTACGAGAGAAAGAAGGACGCGACCCAGGCGACGACGACCGCGACGATGACGACACCCTCGTCGTCGACGGCCCCCTCGCAACCGGCCGGCTACCGCATCCTAGAAGCGGAATCTCCTCAGTCAGCGACCGGCACCGGAACAAGCGGAAccagcggcggcggtggtggcccAATGGCGAGCACCGGCGGCTACCACGTTCTCGAAGCACCCACAGTAGTCCCGGGCTCGGCGCAGCGTTCCGCGGCGAGCGAGGTGCTGGAGAAGGCGCGAAACCGCTTCGACAAGTTCTGGGGGAAAGGCAGCGGATCCGAGAACTAG
- the LOC116430001 gene encoding uncharacterized protein LOC116430001 isoform X9, producing MIGSFWNLCRACPSMPIDKQLHSEYRSTYTWHEYTGPHQEHTVVRRAPQPPPTSTTQASAKLQSAKSTEDENTEGPTLEPPLPRRKKCPELAYKTHEFITAADGGGIDVVDSNVVADKVREVTAQSSLPPSQLSKAISRISTEYRLQFAWPRRPQLTNGEIVAPGVTAAGVPAGTTGPPRKSLSMGALKQGIAPTGPAPVHKKRPGDVDHKRDGVQASELEPLVGGTGMDIIDGVVPEGDEREEDMSDLKIAFRGKKSGRTVRIADDKAGPGKPQEKPFPTAEVIELRRLADEYKHRDWGCGLAAEDEASLWKRVSSNHALNALSLARSVTKEEKEKENTRKVAPVSTAMTMPPAGRPSSVQARPMHGILQDDSKAVTDLSQDTERAIARARKDFLIRHHLDRTTGVGIKGSNEFSTGDGALLPSPTREKLEPVIPRRREDTKEHREEVQPKTKSSPKNSPRTGRSQSLGPSVTERRSPKRQPPRAPSVTKDAKEKEKEPKDKEKDQREKSGEPERHPRPITGPGRVRWSIREPSTISSTGPSTSVPPLPPPPSGPGPTPFHRRPPQVHRKSFLATTAPPHRPLHHAKPTSTTTTTTTNTTNTTATTTTTTTTTTAAASTTVKPPVKHSVHTSVHHPPASSAAAAARPDRVKDISRCQGPNEAQAKTARDEPAAAAAAAAAADPSKSSSDSRYASNQAATTAVQPMTAEPQVNGDATAGDSSIASTPPSQTQPLSATAASPWIDDEPVVKSPPEPTRVKSPEQMIMRSPEPVNWTVPLDTGKTFTVTQNVREEPLTRPHSEAKSWAPSSLPSAPQSAPPELAAQHKSLHSQHSGYKSPESESISIGSFTGLNGHKDMDSERDSPFPTSARGTSTPPQAEKEPGGADDSKSESRADPSIKPVAGTNLRCLEDPGYEYERKKDATQATTTATMTTPSSSTAPSQPAGYRILEAESPQSATGTGTSGTSGGGGGPMASTGGYHVLEAPTVVPGSAQRSAASEVLEKARNRFDKFWGKGSGSEN from the exons GGCCAACTTTGGAACCGCCGTTGCCCAGACGGAAGAAATGCCCGGAGCTCGCGTACAAGACGCACGAGTTCATCACGGCGGCCGACGGGGGCGGCATCGACGTCGTCGATTCGAACGTCGTAGCTGACAAAGTTCGG GAAGTTACAGCGCAGTCGAGCTTGCCGCCTAGTCAGCTGAGCAAAGCGATATCACGGATCAGCACCGAGTATCGGTTGCAGTTCGCCTGGCCTAGACGACCCCAGCTGACGAACGGGGAGATCGTTGCACCGGGAGTCACTGCCGCGGGGGTGCCCGCTGGAACGACAGGACCGCCCAGGAAGTCGCTCAGCATGGGGGCGTTGAAACAGGGAATCGCGCCCACGGGGCCTGCGCCGGTTCACAAGAAGCGACCGGGCGACGTCGATCACAAGCGCGATG GGGTGCAGGCGTCGGAGCTGGAGCCCCTGGTCGGCGGCACCGGGATGGACATAATCGACGGCGTGGTGCCCGAGGGCGACGAGCGCGAGGAGGACATGTCGGACTTGAAAATAGCTTTCAG GGGTAAAAAATCGGGTAGAACCGTAAGGATAGCGGACGATAAAGCCGGGCCGGGCAAACCGCAAGAAAAACCGTTCCCCACCGCAGAGGTGATCGAGCTTAGGCGACTCGCTGACGAGTACAAG CATCGCGACTGGGGTTGCGGCCTGGCAGCCGAGGACGAAGCTTCGCTGTGGAAACGGGTCTCCAGTAACCACGCTCTCAACGCGCTGTCCCTCGCCAG GTCGGTGACGAAGgaggagaaggaaaaggagaacACGAGGAAGGTCGCGCCGGTTTCCACGGCGATGACCATGCCTCCAGCGGGTCGGCCGTCGTCGGTGCAGGCCAGGCCTATGCACGGGATATTGCAGGACGATTCGAAAGCG GTCACCGATCTTTCGCAGGACACCGAAAGAGCCATCGCTCGCGCAAGAAAAGATTTCTTGATCCGCCATCATCTGGATCGTACCACCGGTGTGG GAATAAAAGGGTCCAACGAATTCTCGACAGGAGACGGCGCACTGCTTCCCTCTCCTACGAGAGAGAAGCTGGAGCCCGTGATACCGCGGCGCCGCGAGGACACGAAGGAGCATCGAGAGGAGGTCCAGCCTAAAACGAAGTCCAGCCCGAAGAACAGCCCGAGGACCGGCCGCTCGCAGAGCCTCGGCCCGAGCGTGACCGAGCGCAGATCGCCGAAACGTCAGCCTCCGCGTGCTCCGTCCGTCACTAAAGATGCGAAG gagaaagagaaagagccgAAGGATAAAGAGAAGGATCAAAGGGAGAAGAGCGGTGAGCCCGAAAGGCATCCACGACCGA TCACGGGCCCCGGCCGCGTGCGTTGGAGCATACGGGAACCCTCGACGATTTCCTCGACGGGTCCGTCGACCAGCGTGCCGCCATTACCGCCACCACCCTCGGGCCCAGGGCCTACTCCGTTCCACAGGAGGCCCCCGCAGGTCCATCGGAAAT CCTTCCTCGCGACCACCGCTCCTCCCCATCGCCCTCTTCATCACGCCAAACCCACCTCAACCACCACAACCACCACCACTAACACCACTAACACCACcgccactaccaccaccaccaccaccaccaccaccgccgccgctagTACCACTGTAAAACCCCCGGTAAAGCATTCAGTTCATACGAGTGTCCATCACCCACCTGCGTCGAGCGCTGCCGCTGCGGCCAGGCCGGACCGTGTTAAAGATATAAGCCGGTGCCAAGGTCCGAACGAAGCTCAGGCAAAAACGGCCCGCGACGAACCAGCTGCGGCTGcggccgcagccgccgccgccgatccATCCAAATCATCCTCCGATAGTCGATACGCGTCAAACCAAGCCGCTACTACCGCCGTACAACCTA TGACCGCGGAGCCGCAGGTGAACGGGGACGCGACCGCCGGGGACTCCAGCATCGCCTCGACGCCGCCGTCGCAGACGCAGCCGCTGTCCGCGACCGCCGCAAGCCCGTGGATCGACGACGAGCCGGTGGTGAAAAGCCCGCCGGAGCCGACCAGGGTAAAGTCGCCCGAGCAAATGATCATGCGGTCGCCAGAGCCCGTAAACTGGACGGTCCCGCTGGACACCGGGAAAACGTTCACTGTCACGCAAAACGTCAGAGAAG AACCCCTGACGCGTCCGCATAGCGAGGCAAAGTCATGGGCACCGTCTTCCCTCCCCTCAGCGCCGCAGTCAGCCCCGCCGGAGCTCGCGGCGCAGCACAAGTCGCTGCACTCCCAGCACTCCGGGTACAAGTCGCCGGAAAGCGAGAGCATCTCCATCGGCAGCTTCACCGGTTTGAACGGCCACAAGGACATGGACTCGGAACGGGACAGTCCGTTCCCCACGAGCGCGCGGGGCACCAGCACACCTCCGCAGGCTGAAAAG GAGCCAGGCGGAGCAGACGATTCGAAGTCGGAGTCAAGGGCGGATCCATCGATAAAGCCAGTGGCGGGTACGAATCTGCGTTGCTTGGAGGATCCTGGCTACGAGTACGAGAGAAAGAAGGACGCGACCCAGGCGACGACGACCGCGACGATGACGACACCCTCGTCGTCGACGGCCCCCTCGCAACCGGCCGGCTACCGCATCCTAGAAGCGGAATCTCCTCAGTCAGCGACCGGCACCGGAACAAGCGGAAccagcggcggcggtggtggcccAATGGCGAGCACCGGCGGCTACCACGTTCTCGAAGCACCCACAGTAGTCCCGGGCTCGGCGCAGCGTTCCGCGGCGAGCGAGGTGCTGGAGAAGGCGCGAAACCGCTTCGACAAGTTCTGGGGGAAAGGCAGCGGATCCGAGAACTAG
- the LOC116430001 gene encoding uncharacterized protein LOC116430001 isoform X13 — protein sequence MPANKGNLSSPHKEKPGNGLTNAASKKKKRCTVKHKKHCKQYLQLHSEYRSTYTWHEYTGPHQEHTVVRRAPQPPPTSTTQASAKLQSAKSTEDENTEGPTLEPPLPRRKKCPELAYKTHEFITAADGGGIDVVDSNVVADKVREVTAQSSLPPSQLSKAISRISTEYRLQFAWPRRPQLTNGEIVAPGVTAAGVPAGTTGPPRKSLSMGALKQGIAPTGPAPVHKKRPGDVDHKRDGVQASELEPLVGGTGMDIIDGVVPEGDEREEDMSDLKIAFRGKKSGRTVRIADDKAGPGKPQEKPFPTAEVIELRRLADEYKHRDWGCGLAAEDEASLWKRVSSNHALNALSLARSVTKEEKEKENTRKVAPVSTAMTMPPAGRPSSVQARPMHGILQDDSKAVTDLSQDTERAIARARKDFLIRHHLDRTTGVGIKGSNEFSTGDGALLPSPTREKLEPVIPRRREDTKEHREEVQPKTKSSPKNSPRTGRSQSLGPSVTERRSPKRQPPRAPSVTKDAKEKEKEPKDKEKDQREKSGEPERHPRPTFLATTAPPHRPLHHAKPTSTTTTTTTNTTNTTATTTTTTTTTTAAASTTVKPPVKHSVHTSVHHPPASSAAAAARPDRVKDISRCQGPNEAQAKTARDEPAAAAAAAAAADPSKSSSDSRYASNQAATTAVQPMTAEPQVNGDATAGDSSIASTPPSQTQPLSATAASPWIDDEPVVKSPPEPTRVKSPEQMIMRSPEPVNWTVPLDTGKTFTVTQNVREEPLTRPHSEAKSWAPSSLPSAPQSAPPELAAQHKSLHSQHSGYKSPESESISIGSFTGLNGHKDMDSERDSPFPTSARGTSTPPQAEKEPGGADDSKSESRADPSIKPVAGTNLRCLEDPGYEYERKKDATQATTTATMTTPSSSTAPSQPAGYRILEAESPQSATGTGTSGTSGGGGGPMASTGGYHVLEAPTVVPGSAQRSAASEVLEKARNRFDKFWGKGSGSEN from the exons GGCCAACTTTGGAACCGCCGTTGCCCAGACGGAAGAAATGCCCGGAGCTCGCGTACAAGACGCACGAGTTCATCACGGCGGCCGACGGGGGCGGCATCGACGTCGTCGATTCGAACGTCGTAGCTGACAAAGTTCGG GAAGTTACAGCGCAGTCGAGCTTGCCGCCTAGTCAGCTGAGCAAAGCGATATCACGGATCAGCACCGAGTATCGGTTGCAGTTCGCCTGGCCTAGACGACCCCAGCTGACGAACGGGGAGATCGTTGCACCGGGAGTCACTGCCGCGGGGGTGCCCGCTGGAACGACAGGACCGCCCAGGAAGTCGCTCAGCATGGGGGCGTTGAAACAGGGAATCGCGCCCACGGGGCCTGCGCCGGTTCACAAGAAGCGACCGGGCGACGTCGATCACAAGCGCGATG GGGTGCAGGCGTCGGAGCTGGAGCCCCTGGTCGGCGGCACCGGGATGGACATAATCGACGGCGTGGTGCCCGAGGGCGACGAGCGCGAGGAGGACATGTCGGACTTGAAAATAGCTTTCAG GGGTAAAAAATCGGGTAGAACCGTAAGGATAGCGGACGATAAAGCCGGGCCGGGCAAACCGCAAGAAAAACCGTTCCCCACCGCAGAGGTGATCGAGCTTAGGCGACTCGCTGACGAGTACAAG CATCGCGACTGGGGTTGCGGCCTGGCAGCCGAGGACGAAGCTTCGCTGTGGAAACGGGTCTCCAGTAACCACGCTCTCAACGCGCTGTCCCTCGCCAG GTCGGTGACGAAGgaggagaaggaaaaggagaacACGAGGAAGGTCGCGCCGGTTTCCACGGCGATGACCATGCCTCCAGCGGGTCGGCCGTCGTCGGTGCAGGCCAGGCCTATGCACGGGATATTGCAGGACGATTCGAAAGCG GTCACCGATCTTTCGCAGGACACCGAAAGAGCCATCGCTCGCGCAAGAAAAGATTTCTTGATCCGCCATCATCTGGATCGTACCACCGGTGTGG GAATAAAAGGGTCCAACGAATTCTCGACAGGAGACGGCGCACTGCTTCCCTCTCCTACGAGAGAGAAGCTGGAGCCCGTGATACCGCGGCGCCGCGAGGACACGAAGGAGCATCGAGAGGAGGTCCAGCCTAAAACGAAGTCCAGCCCGAAGAACAGCCCGAGGACCGGCCGCTCGCAGAGCCTCGGCCCGAGCGTGACCGAGCGCAGATCGCCGAAACGTCAGCCTCCGCGTGCTCCGTCCGTCACTAAAGATGCGAAG gagaaagagaaagagccgAAGGATAAAGAGAAGGATCAAAGGGAGAAGAGCGGTGAGCCCGAAAGGCATCCACGACCGA CCTTCCTCGCGACCACCGCTCCTCCCCATCGCCCTCTTCATCACGCCAAACCCACCTCAACCACCACAACCACCACCACTAACACCACTAACACCACcgccactaccaccaccaccaccaccaccaccaccgccgccgctagTACCACTGTAAAACCCCCGGTAAAGCATTCAGTTCATACGAGTGTCCATCACCCACCTGCGTCGAGCGCTGCCGCTGCGGCCAGGCCGGACCGTGTTAAAGATATAAGCCGGTGCCAAGGTCCGAACGAAGCTCAGGCAAAAACGGCCCGCGACGAACCAGCTGCGGCTGcggccgcagccgccgccgccgatccATCCAAATCATCCTCCGATAGTCGATACGCGTCAAACCAAGCCGCTACTACCGCCGTACAACCTA TGACCGCGGAGCCGCAGGTGAACGGGGACGCGACCGCCGGGGACTCCAGCATCGCCTCGACGCCGCCGTCGCAGACGCAGCCGCTGTCCGCGACCGCCGCAAGCCCGTGGATCGACGACGAGCCGGTGGTGAAAAGCCCGCCGGAGCCGACCAGGGTAAAGTCGCCCGAGCAAATGATCATGCGGTCGCCAGAGCCCGTAAACTGGACGGTCCCGCTGGACACCGGGAAAACGTTCACTGTCACGCAAAACGTCAGAGAAG AACCCCTGACGCGTCCGCATAGCGAGGCAAAGTCATGGGCACCGTCTTCCCTCCCCTCAGCGCCGCAGTCAGCCCCGCCGGAGCTCGCGGCGCAGCACAAGTCGCTGCACTCCCAGCACTCCGGGTACAAGTCGCCGGAAAGCGAGAGCATCTCCATCGGCAGCTTCACCGGTTTGAACGGCCACAAGGACATGGACTCGGAACGGGACAGTCCGTTCCCCACGAGCGCGCGGGGCACCAGCACACCTCCGCAGGCTGAAAAG GAGCCAGGCGGAGCAGACGATTCGAAGTCGGAGTCAAGGGCGGATCCATCGATAAAGCCAGTGGCGGGTACGAATCTGCGTTGCTTGGAGGATCCTGGCTACGAGTACGAGAGAAAGAAGGACGCGACCCAGGCGACGACGACCGCGACGATGACGACACCCTCGTCGTCGACGGCCCCCTCGCAACCGGCCGGCTACCGCATCCTAGAAGCGGAATCTCCTCAGTCAGCGACCGGCACCGGAACAAGCGGAAccagcggcggcggtggtggcccAATGGCGAGCACCGGCGGCTACCACGTTCTCGAAGCACCCACAGTAGTCCCGGGCTCGGCGCAGCGTTCCGCGGCGAGCGAGGTGCTGGAGAAGGCGCGAAACCGCTTCGACAAGTTCTGGGGGAAAGGCAGCGGATCCGAGAACTAG